The stretch of DNA TGATCATCGGCGTGGTCACCCTGTTCGTCGCGGCGAGCAGCCCGGACGCCACCGCGCTGCGCAACGAGTTCGAGATGATGACCGCACCGATGGCGTTCCTGCTTCCGGTCATGGCCATCCTGCTGGTGACCAGCGAATGGAGTCAGCGGAGCGCCCTGGCGACATTCACGATGGAGCCGCGCCGCGAGCGGGTCATCGAAGCCAAGCTGATCGTCGCGATCGTCGCGTCGATCATCGCCGTGGTCATCGCATTCGTCCTCGCCGCCGTGTTCACCGGTATCGGCGGGCTGATCTACAGCGACCCGGAGGCGGGATCGTGGTCGATCTCCGGGGGCGCACTCGCCTCCGGTGTACTCAACATCCTGTTGGGCGTCCTCGTCGGCTTCGCGTTCGCGGCACTGTTCCTGAACACGCCCGCCGCGATCGTCACCTACTTCATCATCCCGATGGTGCTGGGCATCGTCGGCGGGCTCATCCCCTGGACTCGCGATCACCTCATCGACTGGATCCAGACTCCGACGCTGCCGTCCGATCCGGAGGGGGCCGACTGGGCGCACCTGCTCGTGTCGACGCTCATCTGGTTCGTCGTACCCATGTTCTTCGGTGTCAACCGAATCATGCGTTCAGAGATCAAGTGATCTGGAGGGAGCACCTGATCTGGAGGAACTGAACGCTTGCGATGCGGCCGGTGTGTCCACCGTTCTCCCGGACACACCGGCCGTCGCTATGCCTGTGTCGCGCCCGGTGCGGCATACGCGCTCGGATCGAACTCCCTGGTCGCCGCCCGATACTTGAAGGTGAATCCCGGCCAGTTCTGCGTGTTCCTCCCCGACTCGGTGGTGTACCAGCCGTCGCATCCGGTGGCCCACACCGTCGTGGCGAGTTGGGCCTGGATGTCGTCGTTGTACGCGTCTTCGACGTCGCGGCGGACGGTCAGCCAATCGGCGCCGCTGTCGGCGAGGTCGGCGACGGCGTCGACGACGTAGGAGAACTGCGATTCGAGCATGTAGACGATCGAGTTGTGCGACAGATTCGTGTTCGGGCCGTACAGCATGAAGAAGTTCGGAAAGCCTGGGACGGCGAGCCCCAGGTAAGCGTGTGCGCCGTCGCGCCACACCTCGCCCAGATCGGCCCCGCCGAGGCCGGTGACCGTCATCGGCGCCAGGAACTCGGTCGCGGCGAATCCGGTGCCCAGCACGATGGCGTCCACCTCGTGCGTCCGCCCGTCGACGGTGACGATCCCCTCCGGCACGATCTTCGCGATGCCGTCGGTGACGACGTCGACGTGGTCGCCGACCAGCGCCGGGTAGTAGTCGTTCGACATGAGGATGCGCTTGCAACCCATCGGATCGGTCGGCGTCACCTTGGCGAGCAGTGCCGGATCGGTGATCTGCTTGCGCAGCCCGCGCAGGTATCGCTTCTCGAAGAGCCTGATCAGCAGCTCACCGAGGCGGGAGCCGTTGAAGCCGAAGCCACGTGGTTCGAGCCACGCGTACGTCGCGAGCCGGGATGCTCGGAGCAGTGCCGGGAAGCGGCGGAACGCGGCGATGGTCCGCGCCCGATACGGGTAGTCGGGTTTGGCGATGACGTGCGGGGCGTGCCGCTGGAACAACTCCAGACGGTCGGCGCGCGCCGCGATGTGCGGCACGAACTGAATCGCCGAGGCCCCGGTGCCGATCACCGCGACGTCCTTGCCCTCGAACGCGTAGTCGTGGTCCCACGTCGACGAATGGAACATCGTGCCCGCGAACTCGTCGATCCCCGGGATCTTCGGGTAGGCGGGCCTGCTCAGCTGGCCGGTCGCGGCGATCAGGATCCGTGCGCGATGCGTGTCGCCGCCCGCCAGATGCAGGACCCACTCCCCCGCGGTCTCGTCGAAGGCGGCGTCGACCACCTCGGTGCCGAACCGGATGGACCCGCGCAGGTCGAATCGGTCCGCGCACTCGTTGAGGTAGTCGAGGATCTCCTGCTGGCCCGCGAACCGCCGCGACCAGTCCGGTTTGAGCGCGAACGAGAACGAGTACAGGTGCGACGGCACATCGCATTCGGCACCCGGGTACTCGTTGTCGCGCCATACGCCGCCCACGCCGTCGGCCTTCTCGAAGATCACGAAGTCGTCGAAGCCCGCGGCCTTGAGCTGGGCGGCCATGCCGATTCCGCCGAATCCGGTGCCGATGACGGCGATCGACGATGCAGTGGGTTCGCTCATGCCCCCACCGTATCGCCGAGCCTCCGATTCCGGCAGGTGCGGGACGGCGAGAGAGTTACTCGTTTCGGCAATAGGCGGCTAGCCGATGCGTCGTCGGACGTATTCGGCTGGGCCGCAACCGTGCCAGCGGCGGAACGCCTGCGAGAAGCTCGACACCTCCACGTAGCCCAGGCGCTGAGCGGTCTCCCCGACGGTCAGGCGACCGGTCACGAGCATCTCCTCAGCGAGCCGCGAACGCATCTCCTGCAGGAGCCCGCGGTACGACGTCCCCTCGGCGGCCAGGCGGTGCCTCATGGTGCGAGGGCTGACGGCCAACCGTCTCGCCGCCTCGTCCGCGGTCGGCGGGTCCGCGGGATCGGCGGTGAGCAGGTCCTGGACTCGAGCCGCCAGACCCGTGCGGGCCGCCCGCGACCGCAGCAGGTCCCGACACTGCGCCTGCGCGATGGCCGCGGCATGCGAGTCGGCCCGCGGCAGCGGATCGTCGAGCTCCACGGCGGGAAGTCGCACCACCGTCTGCGCTCCGCCGAAGACGGGACGCGCCCCGAACACCTCGTCGAACACGGTGAGATCGTCGGGTCGGTCGAAGGCGAACACCACATCCAAGGGTCGATCGGGGTCGCCGACGAGGTCACGCGCGATGATGCCCACAGCCGCGAGGTCTCGTTCGACGACGAACCGGCGCAGCCGATCGGGCACGTCCGGTGCTTCGAAGACCATCTCGAACACGCCGTCGTTCTCGCGATGACTGATCGTCGCGCACGCGAACGTGAGGTCGAAGTACCGCAGGCCGACGTCGACCGCACTGCGCAGGGTGGGGCTGCTGATCAGCGCAAACCCGAACACCCCGTACGTCGTGAGCTGGTAGCGGGTGCCTGCGCGGACGCCCAGCCCATCGCGGTCGCCGAGGGCCTCCACCAGATTGCCGATGACGGCGAGTTCCTGACGCAGCGCGACCTCGGCGTGCGGGGTGTCCAGCGCGTCGACGTCCAGACCTGTGTCGCGGAGGGTCTGCGCGTCGCTCAGTCCGGCGTCGCGCGCCAGTCCGAGCAGCACCAGGACACCGGCCGACGACCGGGGAATGCTCCAGTCCACGGCATCACTCGCCGAACGGCAGCTTCGCTCGGGTGCGGGTGCGGTTCCCGATCGTCCACGCGAGGTACCCGGCGGTCACGATGGCGAACCAGATGACGCCGACGATCAGTGCGACCCGACCGTCATGGTTGAAGAACAGCAGGACGATCACCATGCCGAGAAAGGCCAGCGTGACGACCGACGACACGATCCCGCCGGGTACTCGGTAACCGGAGTCGGGCAGTGTGCCCGCGGCGACGCGGAATCGGTACACCATCTGACACAGCACGATGGTCCCCCACACGAACACGATGCCGACCGTCG from Gordonia humi encodes:
- a CDS encoding ABC transporter permease; its protein translation is MTATTHPAVPAFSGPGIPLSRLVKVEFRKLVDTRASFWLAASIAIISVIIGVVTLFVAASSPDATALRNEFEMMTAPMAFLLPVMAILLVTSEWSQRSALATFTMEPRRERVIEAKLIVAIVASIIAVVIAFVLAAVFTGIGGLIYSDPEAGSWSISGGALASGVLNILLGVLVGFAFAALFLNTPAAIVTYFIIPMVLGIVGGLIPWTRDHLIDWIQTPTLPSDPEGADWAHLLVSTLIWFVVPMFFGVNRIMRSEIK
- a CDS encoding flavin-containing monooxygenase gives rise to the protein MSEPTASSIAVIGTGFGGIGMAAQLKAAGFDDFVIFEKADGVGGVWRDNEYPGAECDVPSHLYSFSFALKPDWSRRFAGQQEILDYLNECADRFDLRGSIRFGTEVVDAAFDETAGEWVLHLAGGDTHRARILIAATGQLSRPAYPKIPGIDEFAGTMFHSSTWDHDYAFEGKDVAVIGTGASAIQFVPHIAARADRLELFQRHAPHVIAKPDYPYRARTIAAFRRFPALLRASRLATYAWLEPRGFGFNGSRLGELLIRLFEKRYLRGLRKQITDPALLAKVTPTDPMGCKRILMSNDYYPALVGDHVDVVTDGIAKIVPEGIVTVDGRTHEVDAIVLGTGFAATEFLAPMTVTGLGGADLGEVWRDGAHAYLGLAVPGFPNFFMLYGPNTNLSHNSIVYMLESQFSYVVDAVADLADSGADWLTVRRDVEDAYNDDIQAQLATTVWATGCDGWYTTESGRNTQNWPGFTFKYRAATREFDPSAYAAPGATQA
- a CDS encoding AraC family transcriptional regulator ligand-binding domain-containing protein: MDWSIPRSSAGVLVLLGLARDAGLSDAQTLRDTGLDVDALDTPHAEVALRQELAVIGNLVEALGDRDGLGVRAGTRYQLTTYGVFGFALISSPTLRSAVDVGLRYFDLTFACATISHRENDGVFEMVFEAPDVPDRLRRFVVERDLAAVGIIARDLVGDPDRPLDVVFAFDRPDDLTVFDEVFGARPVFGGAQTVVRLPAVELDDPLPRADSHAAAIAQAQCRDLLRSRAARTGLAARVQDLLTADPADPPTADEAARRLAVSPRTMRHRLAAEGTSYRGLLQEMRSRLAEEMLVTGRLTVGETAQRLGYVEVSSFSQAFRRWHGCGPAEYVRRRIG